In Budorcas taxicolor isolate Tak-1 chromosome 16, Takin1.1, whole genome shotgun sequence, the following are encoded in one genomic region:
- the PTPN7 gene encoding tyrosine-protein phosphatase non-receptor type 7, with protein MTQPPPDQAPARKHVRLQERRGSNVALMLDVRSLGAVEPICSVRTPQEVTLHFLRSAGRPLSRQVLQHRPPSPTQLEEEFLRIPSNFVSPEDLDIPGHASKDRYKTILPNPQSRVCLGRAQSQEDGDYINANYIRGYGGQDKAYIATQGPMPNTVSDFWEMVWQEEVPLIIMLTQLREGKEKCVHYWPTEEETYGPFRVRVQDVRERPEYTVRTLTIQHQEQRRALKHILFSAWPDHQTPESAGPLLRLVAEVEDSPEVAAHPGPIVVHCSAGIGRTGCFIATRIGCQQLKARGEVDILGIVCQLRLDRGGMIQTAEQYQFLHHTLALFAAQLPEEPSP; from the exons ATGACCCAGCCTCCGCCTGACCAGGCCCCAGCCAGGAAGCACGTACGGCTGCAGGAGAG GCGTGGCTCCAATGTGGCCCTGATGCTGGATGTCCGGTCCCTGGGGGCCGTGGAGCCCATTTGCTCCGTGCGCACGCCCCAGGAGGTCACGCTGCACTTCCTGCGCTCCGCCGGACGCCCCCTCAGCCGGCAGGTCCTGCAGCACCGGCCGCCCAGCCCCACGCAGCTGGAAGAGGAATTCCTG agGATCCCCTCAAACTTCGTCAGCCCCGAAGACCTGGATATTCCTGGCCATGCCTCCAAGGACCGATATAAGACCATCTTGCCAA ACCCCCAGAGCCGAGTCTGTCTGGGTCGGGCACAGAGCCAGGAGGACGGGGATTACATCAACGCCAACTACATTCGG GGCTACGGCGGGCAGGACAAGGCCTACATCGCCACCCAGGGCCCCATGCCCAACACAGTGTCGGACTTCTGGGAGATGGTGTGGCAGGAAGAGGTGCCCCTCATCATCATGCTTACGCAGCTCCGAGAGGGCAAGGAG AAGTGCGTCCACTACTGGCCCACCGAGGAGGAGACCTACGGGCCCTTCCGCGTCCGTGTCCAGGACGTGCGGGAGCGCCCAGAGTACACCGTGCGGACGCTGACCATCCAG CACCAGGAGCAGCGCCGGGCCCTGAAGCACATCCTCTTCTCGGCCTGGCCCGACCACCAGACCCCAGAATCGGCGGGGCCCCTGCTGCGCCTGGTGGCCGAGGTGGAGGACAGCCCGGAGGTCGCTGCCCACCCTGGGCCCATCGTGGTCCATTGCAG CGCAGGGATCGGCCGGACTGGCTGCTTCATCGCCACCCGCATCGGCTGCCAACAGCTGAAGGCCCGAGGGGAGGTGGACATCCTGGGCATTGTGTGCCAGCTGCGGCTGGACAG GGGAGGCATGATCCAGACGGCAGAGCAGTACCAGTTCCTGCACCACACCCTGGCCTTGTTCGCCGCCCAGCTGCCGGAGGAGCCCAGCCCCTGA